One stretch of Salmo trutta chromosome 7, fSalTru1.1, whole genome shotgun sequence DNA includes these proteins:
- the LOC115197744 gene encoding LOW QUALITY PROTEIN: ras-related protein Rab-11A-like (The sequence of the model RefSeq protein was modified relative to this genomic sequence to represent the inferred CDS: inserted 1 base in 1 codon): MGNRDDEYDYLFKVVLIGDSGVGKSNLLSRFTRNEFNLESKSTIGVEFATRSIQVDGKTVKAQIWDTAGQERYRAITSAYYRGAVGALLVYDIAKHLTYENVERWLKELRDHADSNIVIMLVGNKSDLRHLRAVPTDEARTFAEKNGLSFLETSXLDSTNVETSFQTILTEIYRIVSQKQMSDRRDNDMSPSNNVVNIQVQPTENKPKMQCCQSI; encoded by the exons ATGGGGAATAGAGACGACGAGTATGATTACTTGTTTAAAG tggtgTTGATAGGAGACTCTGGTGTGGGGAAGAGTAACCTGTTGTCTCGTTTCACCCGGAATGAGTTCAACCTGGAGAGTAAGAGCACCATCGGGGTGGAGTTTGCCACCCGCAGTATCCAGGTGGATGGGAAGACCGTGAAGGCTCAGATCTGGGACACAGCTGGCCAGGAGAGATACCGGGCTATTACATCAGC GTATTACCGTGGTGCAGTAGGGGCCTTGTTGGTCTATGACATCGCCAAGCACCTGACCTATGAAAACGTGGAGCGTTGGCTGAAGGAGCTGAGAGACCACGCTGACAGCAACATCGTCATTATGCTGGTCGGCAACAAGAGTGACCTGCGCCACCTCAGGGCCGTGCCCACCGACGAGGCACGGACATTCGCAG agAAGAACGGTTTGTCTTTCCTGGAGACAT GCCTGGATTCTACTAACGTGGAGACATCCTTCCAGACCATTCTGACCG aaATCTATCGCATCGTGTCTCAGAAACAGATGTCGGACCGACGAGACAACGACATGTCGCCTAGCAACAACGTGGTCAACATCCAGGTGCAGCCGACGGAGAACAAACcaaagatgcagtgttgtcagagcATCTAA